Proteins from a genomic interval of Spea bombifrons isolate aSpeBom1 chromosome 4, aSpeBom1.2.pri, whole genome shotgun sequence:
- the LOC128491529 gene encoding nodal homolog 2-A-like, translated as MEKSTMLSVIFYFVLLCLVQVMAFPLGHKARIAFPNLGLKASSATDESRQSRNVKKFPQYMMHLYQTLTASDTDLPTTGHPNLQEADTILSLTAKNCIVKDDHWTFLFDMTSLSGCNDLSLAELRIHLPNFNKPWNVTVDIYHAKEGQQRLYVGSFKSNPSIAQGSPWKVFNLTNMITHYILQDKKFTNGEYIEAKDMAERSPVDEDVVDTSSTSRQNSDFTPETDFNVERVILLVFAKDEPVTKLVSPSLLKKMRSSKLVISRNNNRETEMKKARRNRKKIPKVTVSPTLPTTTEQSKPECRRVDMLVDFDKIGWGNMIVYPRKYNAFRCEGTCLNPLNETLKMTNYAQIKRLMNLTDAERVECPACVPVRMSSLSVFYYEKESIARRQYKQMIVEECGPN; from the exons ATGGAGAAATCAACCATGCTTAGCGTCATCTTCTATTTTGTCCTCCTGTGTCTGGTCCAGGTGATGGCTTTTCCTCTTGGACATAAGGCTCGTATTGCCTTTCCCAACCTTGGTCTAAAGGCCTCATCTGCCACTGATGAAAGCAGGCAATCCCGAAACGTAAAGAAGTTCCCTCAATATATGATGCACCTATACCAGACTCTGACAGCGAGTGATACTGATCTTCCCACCACTGGACATCCAAATCTTCAGGAAGCTGATACCATCCTAAGTCTAACTGCAAAAA ATTGCATTGTGAAGGACGATCACTGGACATTTCTTTTTGACATGACTTCACTCTCTGGATGCAATGATCTGAGCTTGGCTGAGTTAAGAATCCACCTTCCTAATTTTAACAAACCCTGGAATGTGACGGTGGACATTTACCATGCCAAAGAAGGTCAGCAAAGGCTCTATGTTGGATCTTTCAAGTCCAACCCTTCCATTGCACAAGGTTCCCCTTGGAAGGTATTTAATCTGACCAACATGATAACACATTATATCCTACAAGACAAGAAGTTCACTAATGGTGAATACATAGAAGCTAAAGACATGGCCGAGAGAAGCCCAGTAGACGAAGATGTGGTCGATACAAGCAGCACTTCGAGACAAAATAGTGACTTTACCCCGGAGACAGATTTTAACGTCGAGAGAGTAATACTGTTGGTTTTTGCCAAGGACGAGCCAGTAACGAAACTTGTCTCTCCTAGCCTACTGAAAAAAATGCGATCTTCCAAACTAGTTATTTCAAGGAATAATAACAGGGAGACCGAGATGAAGAAAGCCAGAAGGAACAGAAAAAAGATTCCGAAAGTCACTGTGAGCCCCACGCTCCCCACTACCACGGAACAGTCTAAACCTGAATGTAGGAGAGTGGACATGTTGGTGGACTTTGATAAGATTGGATGGGGCAACATGATAGTGTACCCTAGAAAGTACAACGCATTTAGATGTGAAGGAACCTGTTTGAATCCACTGAATGAAACTCTTAAGATGACTAACTATGCACAAATTAAG CGTTTGATGAACCTGACTGACGCTGAGCGAGTTGAATGTCCGGCCTGTGTTCCCGTGAGGATGAGCTCCTTATCCGTTTTTTATTATGAGAAGGAAAGCATTGCAAGAAGACAGTATAAACAAATGATTGTAGAAGAATGTGGGCCAAACTGA